One genomic window of Senegalia massiliensis includes the following:
- a CDS encoding UvrB/UvrC motif-containing protein produces the protein MICDRCGKNQATVHYKEIINGNKKEMHLCDECAHNKQISSPFSINQLLAGLIDSGFDKSVGFDYMEPKKCENCGMTYNRFKQTGKLGCSKCYETFNENLNPLFKRIHGHDTHRGKIPNRAGKSIKLRNDIKKLTKELNKAIENEEFEKAAELRDEIRDLREDIKE, from the coding sequence ATGATTTGTGATAGATGCGGAAAAAATCAAGCAACAGTTCATTACAAAGAAATAATAAATGGAAATAAGAAAGAAATGCATTTATGTGATGAATGTGCTCATAATAAACAAATATCTTCACCATTTTCAATTAATCAGTTACTTGCAGGATTAATTGATAGTGGATTTGATAAAAGTGTTGGATTCGATTATATGGAGCCTAAAAAGTGTGAAAATTGTGGGATGACTTATAATAGATTTAAACAAACAGGAAAATTAGGATGTAGTAAATGTTATGAAACATTTAATGAAAATCTAAATCCTTTATTTAAAAGAATCCATGGTCATGATACTCATAGAGGTAAAATACCAAATAGAGCAGGTAAAAGTATAAAATTAAGAAATGATATAAAAAAATTAACTAAAGAATTAAATAAGGCTATAGAAAATGAGGAGTTTGAAAAAGCTGCAGAATTGAGAGATGAAATAAGGGATCTTAGAGAGGATATAAAAGAGTAA
- a CDS encoding protein arginine kinase gives MKWLDCDSCDQDIVVSSRIRLARNIENIKFPQKINKDDSESVKEQIKKAVTENDEIGKNYRYYDMKNLNIVESRKYVEDHLISPGLLEHNKIGGFLLSEDEKSTIMINEEDHIRMQVLYPGFELEKCFDESNRIDDILEGKIKYAFDEKIGYLTSCPTNIGTGMRASVMLHLPSLVITNQINGIIQAVNQIGLTVRGVYGEGSNAMGNLFQISNQTTIGESEDDIIQKLKNIVNQLVKNERNARSTIYTNNKIRMEDKVCRSLGTLKNARILSTDEAMSLLSDVKLGIEMSIIDNIDRVIINKLMIEIQPAHILNSADKDLDANDRDILRAKIVRESLEEEVIK, from the coding sequence ATGAAATGGTTAGATTGTGATAGTTGCGATCAAGATATAGTTGTAAGTAGTAGAATAAGACTTGCAAGAAATATAGAAAATATAAAATTTCCTCAAAAGATAAATAAAGATGATTCTGAGAGTGTAAAAGAACAAATAAAAAAAGCTGTAACAGAAAATGATGAAATAGGTAAAAATTATAGATATTATGATATGAAAAATTTAAATATAGTTGAAAGTAGAAAATATGTAGAAGATCATTTGATATCTCCTGGATTACTTGAACATAATAAAATTGGTGGTTTTTTACTGAGTGAAGATGAAAAATCCACAATTATGATAAATGAAGAAGATCATATAAGAATGCAAGTTTTGTATCCAGGATTTGAATTAGAAAAATGTTTTGATGAATCTAATAGAATTGATGATATTTTAGAAGGTAAAATTAAATATGCATTTGATGAAAAGATAGGTTATTTAACTTCATGTCCTACTAATATAGGTACTGGCATGAGGGCATCAGTGATGTTACATCTACCTTCACTTGTTATAACAAATCAAATCAATGGAATAATTCAAGCAGTAAATCAAATCGGTCTTACTGTGAGAGGTGTATATGGAGAAGGAAGTAATGCGATGGGTAATTTATTTCAAATATCTAATCAGACTACAATAGGTGAGTCCGAAGACGATATAATTCAAAAATTAAAGAATATAGTAAATCAACTTGTTAAAAATGAACGAAATGCTAGAAGTACTATCTATACTAATAATAAAATAAGAATGGAAGATAAAGTATGTAGATCACTTGGTACATTAAAAAATGCAAGAATATTATCTACTGATGAAGCAATGAGTCTATTATCGGATGTAAAATTAGGTATAGAAATGAGCATAATAGATAATATTGATAGAGTAATAATAAATAAGCTTATGATAGAAATACAGCCTGCACATATTTTAAATAGTGCAGATAAAGATTTAGATGCAAATGACAGAGATATATTAAGAGCAAAAATTGTAAGAGAATCATTAGAAGAGGAGGTAATTAAATAA
- a CDS encoding CtsR family transcriptional regulator, giving the protein MARISDIIEKFIVSMMTDTEKDILEIQRNELAEHFKCAPSQINYVLATRFTPEKGYYIESKRGGGGYIKIIRVNIKEEKDIRKLLINSIGNSITTQKSYNIIDNLNEKEFITNRESLIMKNAISNSSLSLVGEYKNELRAKIFKYMLISLLSEE; this is encoded by the coding sequence ATGGCAAGAATTAGTGATATTATAGAGAAATTTATAGTTTCAATGATGACAGATACTGAAAAAGATATTTTAGAAATTCAAAGAAATGAATTAGCAGAACATTTTAAATGTGCTCCATCTCAGATAAATTATGTTTTAGCTACTAGATTTACTCCAGAGAAAGGATATTATATTGAGAGTAAAAGAGGTGGTGGCGGGTATATAAAAATAATAAGGGTTAATATCAAAGAAGAAAAAGACATTAGAAAGTTATTAATAAATAGCATAGGTAATAGTATTACAACTCAAAAATCATATAATATTATAGATAATCTTAATGAAAAAGAGTTTATAACAAATAGAGAGTCCTTAATTATGAAAAATGCTATAAGTAATAGTTCACTATCTTTAGTAGGGGAATATAAAAATGAATTAAGAGCAAAAATATTTAAGTATATGCTAATTTCATTGTTAAGTGAGGAGTGA